One window of Vibrio alfacsensis genomic DNA carries:
- a CDS encoding gamma-glutamyl-gamma-aminobutyrate hydrolase family protein (Members of this family of hydrolases with an active site Cys residue belong to MEROPS family C26.), with protein MRRIGITQRVDVIESYGERRDALDQRWYELVVALGCMPVPLPNIPRHLVRELMDGLNLAGVILSGGNNIAELDCHALDIATERDEFERALIQYTIETDIPLLGVCRGMQFINHHLGGSVERIKGHVAVEHELIMLKREFDLPRTVNSFHHWAIPSNGLAHGLVPLAADTQGNIEAYMHKERNVVGIMWHPERVKTFDVRDINLLKRIFL; from the coding sequence ATGAGACGGATCGGCATTACTCAAAGAGTCGATGTTATCGAAAGCTATGGTGAGCGGCGGGATGCGCTTGATCAGCGTTGGTATGAGCTTGTTGTTGCTCTAGGGTGTATGCCAGTGCCTCTTCCCAATATTCCTCGTCATTTGGTCAGGGAACTAATGGATGGGCTTAATCTAGCGGGCGTTATTCTGTCGGGGGGGAACAACATTGCAGAACTGGATTGCCATGCCTTGGATATTGCGACAGAGCGAGATGAATTCGAGCGAGCTTTGATTCAATACACAATAGAGACTGATATTCCTCTACTTGGGGTCTGCCGCGGCATGCAATTCATCAATCATCACTTAGGTGGCAGTGTGGAGAGGATTAAAGGACATGTGGCTGTCGAACATGAACTGATCATGTTAAAGCGAGAGTTTGATCTACCTCGAACGGTGAACAGCTTCCACCACTGGGCGATTCCAAGTAATGGCCTTGCACATGGGCTAGTGCCCTTGGCAGCTGACACTCAAGGTAACATTGAAGCATACATGCATAAGGAACGTAATGTGGTCGGGATCATGTGGCACCCGGAACGCGTTAAAACCTTTGATGTACGAGACATTAACTTATTGAAAAGAATCTTTTTATGA
- a CDS encoding PEP-utilizing enzyme → MELGWWRVNVYILGAGAPKRGNKPSALINISANMRAMDWQLHSFDSITQPSHLFFLGGYQIEEVAQQYPELNFVIMPEWKSSTPLDTFLSAPHFDSSCIVTYGDTIFRHEFIKEFRVLESDVTVVVDSHWLDRYYGRKREDIEKAEVLIVESELFEFTGLMYFGERAVSIINRLSDDEKHQLIGKKLLDIIPVLEAYGLTINYRDVKGDWTEFNSPRDIANFVMGTKADTLSRLEGMVKSSFIGEQYNFTVDQWVADYRTVLHDITQRFANKRLVVRSSSKGEDNWGNSNAGGFDSILDVDCDDAIQLSSSIETVIDSYGPSLGAGEQILIQEFLHDVVMSGVVFTCTLESGAPYYRFNFDDSTQSTESVTSGRGTDLRTVLVCKYKPDMLSDVEPKLAPVLKAVQELESLLGFDKLDIEFAVDSQGNVHIFQVRPVLLRGDDAEVEQDKIIDALQSSVSRFSELQAKPPFAFGDKTIFANMPDWNPAEIISTRPKPLSLSLYQYLIVNDVWAKQRAEYGYKDVRPLPLIISFVGHPYVDVRASFSSFIPNSVPDESATRIANAYIDMLGANPSLHDKVEFDIAFTTWTPEFKREAVKRLKPYGVLESDLSHLEQGLKVITQQALTRLDADIASVDLLPVRRQICLDSTAPDLDKVFTLLDDAKRYGTLAFSHAARAGFVARTLLNSLVQSGGISKERSLLFMSSFDTVAGEFEKDKARFAMGELTLGELLDSYGHLRPGTYEITTPAYWERPEQYLIPKDALFSHQQTAVEIEFTGSELLALGALLEELESVLSTDAFVEFLIRATQERERVKFEVTKNLSKAFDYLVKWGQSVGLSRSDLSYLTHADIESLRLNRITTIDLPKLVSQRKAGYQVTKLIELPSFINEESQFYCFERHSSLPNYIGLKSVTAEVAILSDERTYFKGKIVMIPQADPGYDWLFGHEIAGLITQFGGANSHMAIRAAEIGLPAAIGVGEKLYETLQACHKLRLDCLGQTLRVVK, encoded by the coding sequence ATGGAATTAGGATGGTGGCGAGTGAATGTGTATATATTGGGTGCAGGTGCCCCAAAACGAGGAAATAAACCTTCTGCATTAATCAACATCTCTGCAAATATGAGGGCGATGGATTGGCAACTTCATAGTTTTGATAGTATCACTCAGCCCAGTCATCTCTTTTTTTTGGGTGGTTATCAGATAGAGGAAGTTGCGCAGCAATATCCAGAACTTAATTTCGTCATCATGCCCGAATGGAAAAGTTCTACGCCACTCGATACTTTTTTATCTGCTCCCCATTTTGATTCTTCTTGCATTGTGACGTATGGGGATACGATTTTTAGGCATGAATTTATTAAAGAATTTAGGGTACTAGAATCAGACGTGACGGTCGTTGTCGACTCCCACTGGCTCGATAGATATTACGGTCGAAAAAGGGAAGACATAGAAAAAGCAGAAGTGTTGATTGTCGAGAGTGAACTGTTTGAATTTACGGGTTTGATGTATTTCGGTGAGCGAGCCGTGAGTATCATTAACCGTCTTTCGGACGACGAAAAACACCAACTAATCGGTAAAAAATTACTTGATATTATTCCCGTTCTAGAAGCGTATGGTTTGACGATCAATTATCGTGATGTCAAAGGAGATTGGACGGAGTTTAATTCGCCCAGAGATATCGCTAATTTTGTCATGGGTACGAAAGCAGACACGCTTTCTCGCTTAGAGGGGATGGTTAAAAGTAGCTTCATTGGTGAGCAATACAACTTTACGGTTGATCAGTGGGTAGCGGACTATCGCACGGTATTACATGACATCACGCAGCGCTTTGCCAACAAACGTCTTGTGGTAAGAAGCAGTTCTAAAGGGGAAGATAACTGGGGCAATTCTAATGCCGGAGGTTTCGATAGTATTCTTGATGTTGATTGCGATGATGCCATACAACTGAGCTCATCTATCGAAACCGTGATTGATTCTTATGGACCGTCATTGGGGGCTGGAGAGCAAATTCTGATCCAAGAATTTTTGCATGATGTCGTCATGTCCGGGGTGGTATTTACTTGTACTCTCGAATCCGGCGCGCCTTACTATCGGTTTAATTTTGATGATTCGACGCAGTCTACAGAGTCGGTTACTTCTGGACGGGGGACGGATTTAAGGACGGTGTTAGTTTGTAAGTATAAGCCGGACATGCTTAGTGACGTAGAACCCAAGTTAGCTCCCGTATTGAAAGCGGTTCAAGAGTTAGAGTCTCTGCTTGGTTTCGATAAGCTCGACATCGAGTTTGCTGTTGACTCCCAAGGAAACGTGCACATATTTCAAGTCCGCCCGGTGCTACTGAGAGGCGATGATGCTGAGGTTGAACAAGACAAAATCATCGACGCTCTTCAAAGTAGCGTGTCTCGTTTTAGTGAATTGCAAGCGAAGCCTCCTTTTGCGTTTGGTGATAAAACGATTTTTGCCAATATGCCGGATTGGAACCCAGCGGAGATCATCAGTACACGACCAAAACCACTGTCACTTAGCTTGTACCAATACCTTATCGTCAATGATGTCTGGGCCAAGCAAAGGGCTGAATATGGATATAAAGATGTGCGTCCATTGCCATTAATCATAAGTTTTGTAGGGCACCCTTATGTGGATGTTCGAGCCAGTTTTAGCTCTTTTATTCCAAATAGTGTGCCCGACGAATCTGCAACGAGAATTGCGAATGCTTATATTGACATGTTAGGTGCGAATCCAAGCCTTCACGATAAAGTGGAGTTTGACATTGCTTTTACAACATGGACACCGGAGTTTAAGCGTGAGGCGGTGAAAAGGCTGAAACCTTATGGTGTTTTGGAATCTGACTTATCTCACTTAGAGCAAGGACTGAAGGTTATTACCCAACAAGCGCTTACTCGATTAGATGCCGATATTGCTTCCGTTGATCTCCTCCCAGTTCGACGACAAATATGTCTGGATTCCACCGCCCCTGACTTAGATAAAGTATTTACCTTGCTCGATGATGCCAAGCGGTATGGCACGCTCGCATTTTCTCATGCTGCAAGAGCGGGGTTTGTGGCGCGAACATTACTGAATAGTTTGGTGCAAAGTGGAGGTATATCTAAAGAGCGAAGCCTGTTGTTTATGAGCAGTTTTGACACTGTAGCTGGAGAGTTTGAAAAAGATAAAGCTCGATTCGCGATGGGCGAATTGACGCTCGGAGAATTATTGGATTCCTATGGTCATTTAAGGCCAGGAACTTATGAAATTACTACGCCAGCTTATTGGGAAAGGCCAGAGCAGTACTTGATACCGAAAGATGCACTCTTTAGTCACCAACAAACAGCAGTAGAAATTGAGTTCACGGGCTCTGAATTGCTCGCCTTGGGGGCTCTACTAGAAGAGTTAGAATCGGTGCTCAGTACTGATGCTTTTGTTGAGTTTTTAATCCGAGCCACACAAGAACGAGAAAGAGTGAAATTTGAAGTAACCAAGAACCTAAGTAAGGCGTTTGATTACTTAGTGAAATGGGGACAGAGTGTTGGGTTAAGTCGTTCGGATCTGTCTTATTTAACCCACGCTGATATAGAAAGTTTACGCTTAAACCGCATCACCACCATAGATTTACCAAAACTTGTAAGCCAAAGAAAGGCCGGTTATCAAGTTACGAAGTTGATAGAACTCCCATCATTCATTAATGAAGAATCACAGTTTTACTGTTTTGAAAGGCATTCATCGCTGCCCAACTATATTGGTTTAAAAAGCGTGACAGCAGAGGTGGCAATACTCTCAGATGAAAGAACGTATTTTAAAGGAAAAATTGTCATGATCCCTCAAGCAGATCCAGGCTATGACTGGCTTTTTGGGCACGAAATTGCTGGGCTCATTACTCAATTTGGTGGCGCCAATTCACATATGGCGATTCGTGCCGCTGAGATTGGTTTACCGGCTGCCATTGGTGTTGGAGAGAAACTTTATGAAACCCTTCAAGCTTGCCATAAGTTGCGCTTGGACTGTTTAGGTCAAACGTTGCGGGTTGTTAAATGA